DNA sequence from the Salifodinibacter halophilus genome:
GCTCGAGATGGCCGAACAAAACGCGAGTGCGGATAAACGGGCACGTTTGTCGGCAATCCGCGAGTGGGCACGTAAGACCGAGTCCGGTGATTTGGGTGAGTTCGGTGATATCGGTGATGGCGATTCGCTCTGGCCGCAAGTCACGTCCACGCCCGACAACTGCCTGGCGGCTGACTGCCCATTCTGGGATCAATGTTTCGTCGTAGCCGCGCGTCGCGAAGCGCAGGCCGCTGACGTTGTGATCGCCAACCATCATCTGTTTTTCGCCGACCTGACACTGCGTGACGCCGGCCTGGGCGAGGTTCTGCCTGGCGCCGATGCGGTGATTCTCGATGAAGCGCACAAGCTGCCGGATGTAGCCGGACATTTCTTCGGTCGGGCATTGTCGTCGCGCCAGATCGGTGAGCTGACTCGCGATCTTCGAGCCGAAGTCGAACGCCTCGGCGGTGACATGCCCGGGGTTGCCGATAACACGCGCGATCTGGCCGAACGACTGGCTGAGTTTGGGCAACGGCTGCCCGCTCAAACCGGCACCACCGGCTGGCGTGATGTGGCTGATAACAATGTGGCGGCCGCGCGCGATGCGCTTTTGGAAGCACTCGAGATATTGGCCGGGGCGCTCGACGAAGTTAGCGACCGAAGCGAACAATTGCAGTCGTTGGCCCGCCGCAGTGCCGAACATCGTGACCTATTGGCAACGCTTGCCGAAGCTGATGAAAACGACGCCGAAAACGTCAGTTGGCTCGACATCCGCGCCGAAAGTTGGACGTGGCACAGTACGCCGCTTGACGTGGCATCGCCATTCGCGCGCTCGATTGAGGCGTTGCCGAGTGCATGGGTGTTCACGTCGGCGACACTCGCTGTGGGCGACGACCTCGGATTTTTCTGTGCTCGGCTTGGATTGAGCGACGTCGAAACCCGCGTTCTGGCTTCGCCGTTCGATTACGCCAACAACGCCCTGTTATTTACGCCGCCGTCGATGCCGCAGCCGCGCGCCCCGGGCTATGATGACGCTGTCATCGAACAAGCGCGTTCGTTGATCACCGCAACTGGCGGCGGCGCGTTCGTGCTTTGCACCAGCTATCGCGCTGTCGAGCGCTATGGTCGGGCGCTACGGGCGGCCGGTTTTTCGACCTTGATCCAGGGCAGTGCTTCGCGGCCCCGCTTGCTGGCCGATTTTCGCGCCGACGACGCCAGTGTGCTGGTTGCGACCACGAGTTTTTGGGAGGGCGTCGATGTTCGCGGGCAGGCGTTACGTTTGGTTATTATCGATAAATTGCCGTTTGCCTCGCCCGCCGATCCTGTTCTCAAAGCGCGTTTTGCCGCTATGGAAGAGGCCGGGCAGAACCCGTTTATCGCTTACAGCTTGCCGCAGGCGGTCATTGCGCTCAAACAGGGTGTCGGCCGCCTGATACGCGATGCCACCGACCGTGGTGTGTTGGCGATCTGTGATCCCAGATTGACTAGCGCCGGCTACGGCCGTGTGATTCAGGCTAGCCTGCCCCCCATGACGGTCAGTGACAGTTGGCAGCAAGCCGAAACATTTCTTCGCGATCTCAAGCCCGCATCCGAGCCAATAAATTCGACTAACGATCATGCCGATGTTGAAAACTAGCCACGGCGAAGACGGAAGGCCGAGGCAAACGGCATGAAACTGTTGGCATTCGACGCAGCAACCGAAGCGCGCACCGTCGCCCGCCACGATAGTGAGCACCCCGGCGACGATGCCGAAATCTTCGAAGTGGCTGCCCGCAGTCACGGTCCGCAACTCGTATCGGATGCACGTCACTTGCTGGCTGACGCGGGTTGGCACTGGCAGCACGTCGATGCGGTAGTGTTCGGGCGAGGGCCGGGCGCATTCACCGGGCTTCGTATCGCGGCCGGCCTGGTCCAAGGCCTGGCTACTGGGCTCGACTGTCCGGTCGTGGGCATCGAGACGCCACGCGCGATTGCCAGGCGATGTCTGATGGGCGCCGCCGCTGGGGCCGAGATCGCGCAGATTGTTCAGGATGCACGGCTCGGCGAAATCTACACCGCACGTTACCGGCGCGATACGCATCGCGAGGTCACGAATCTGGATGACGTATCCCTTTGCGCCCCGGGGCAGTTAACGGTTGAGTCTGCCGCGACAGCTTGCGCCGGTGGCAATGGTTGGGCGCTGCTTGAGGCGCATGACGCCGATCGCGAACGGCCGCCCCTGATCGAGCAATGGCCGCACGCGCTTGATCTAGCGCGACTGGCCGCGTGCGACGTCGAAACCGATCCGCGTTGTTTAGCGGCCGCGAACGACGCGTTGCCGTTATACGTACGCAATGAGGTCGCTGTAAAAAGCGTCAAAAACGCATCGCCGAGCGCCTGAATAAGGCCGCGGCGGCCGTTACGTGGCTAGCCGCAACCGAGCCAACGCCTCTGGTTGTTTGTCATACCGATTCGCCCCCTGTCGTACGCCGTTGCCAGGCGACGCGCTGCCGGGAATGCCAGTGGGTCATGGCCAGCCGATAGATGAAGGCCATGATGAACAGCATGGTCAGAATTAGCACAATGGTTGGCGCTGGGCCGCTGTCCAGGAAAAAACTGAGATAGGCGCCTAGCAGCAACGCGAACAGGCAGGCTGCGACCGAAACCACCAGCATGCGAGCAAAGCTGCGCACTGTCAGAAAAGCAATGGCGCCGGGTGTAACCAGTAGCGCCACCGCCAGGATCAGTCCCACCGAGGTTAGCGTGGAAACGATGGTCAGCGACAGGCAGACCAGCAAGGCGTAATGCAGCAGTGTGGTGTTGAGCCCACAGGCTCGGGCTTGGGCAGGGTCGAAGGCATGTAGCAGAAAGTCTCGCCATTTCAGCAGTAGCGTCAGACTGACGAGTACGGCGATCACACCCGATGTCCAGAGATCCTGCGGTCCGACCCCGAGCATGTTGCCGAACAGCACATGGGTTAGGTGCTGGTTGGTATTGATCGATTTGAACATGATGATGCCGACACCGAACATGCCGGAAAATACCACTCCCATGATGGCGTCATACTTGACCCGGCAATGCCGCGATAGATATCCCATCAGTAGGGCGCAGCCCAGCCCCGCGCCGAACGCCCCGGCCACCAGTGGAATGCCGAGCATCCAGGCCAACACGATGCCGGGCAGCGTGGCGTGACTGACCGAGTCGCCCATCAGTGCCCAGCCCTTTAGAACCAGAAAGCAGGACAAAAGCGCGGTGGGGAACGCCACGATCAGCACCATGCCGAGCGCGTGTTGCATGAATGTGAACTGTAGCGGCTGCATCAGGGTCGCCATCATGGGCGCACCTGCGTGGCCGGCCTGTTAGCGGTGGACTGGCTGCTTGCACGCAACCTGCTCATCGGGCCAGCGGGTGATGTCGCCAGTGCCCGCCGAGCCTTGCGCTGCGAGGCCAGCATGCCGTGCTTGGGCGCGAAGACAAAGGCCAGAAGGAATAACAGTGTCTGCAACACGACAATGATGCCGCCGGTCGCACCATCCAGAAAAAAGCTGATATAAGCGCCGGAAAAGCTGGTTAAGGTGCCGATGACTACCGCGATGCCGATCAGTTTCTTGAAGCGGTCGCAGAGCAGGTAGGCTGTGGCTCCTGGTGTGACCACCATGGCGATGACCAGGAAGGCGCCGACCGTAATCATGGCGGCTACGATCGAAGCTGATAACAGCGCGAAGAAAATGAATTTGAGCCAGTTCGGCCGCAGGCCGATCGAGCGGGCGTGGTATTCGTCGAAGAACACCACCAGCATGTCCTTCCATTTCAATAACAGTATGGTCAGCGACACGAAGCCGATGATGGCCAGCTGCAGCGTGTCCTTGGGAGTGATGGCCAGAATATTGCCCATGACGATGGTCTGGATGCTGATCGCCATTGGATTGATCGAGGCCATGAACAGACCGGCACCGAAAAACGAGGTGAAGATGACGCCGATGATGACGTCCACCTTCAGCCCCGAGCGGCCGCTCAGAAATAGCATGGAACCAGCCGCCAGCGCACCGGCGATGAAGGCGCCGACCGAAAACGGCAGGCCCATCATGAAGGCGCCGGCTACGCCCGGCACCACCGAATGCGACAGCGCATCGCCGATCAGCGACCAACCTTTGAGCATCAGATAGCAGGACAAAAAGGCGCAGACGCAGCCGACCAAGGCCGACACCCACATGGCGTTGACCATGTAGCCGTAGTGGAACGGTTCGGCCAGCAGCTCGATCACGACGCGGTCTCGGCGGTTGGCGGTGCGTCGCTGCTGAAGTGGAAGTGGCGTAGCGTGCCACCGAAAGCGTGTTCCAGGTTTTTCTGGTTGAAGGTGGTCGCGGTCGGCCCGGCGGCCACCACCGTCCCCTTGATCATTACGGTGCGGTCGCAAAAATCGGGCACCGAGCCCAGATTGTGGGTGGAGACCAGCATGACCCGGCCTTCTTTTTTCAATTCGTCGAGTAAGGCAATGATGCGTTCCTCGGTACCGACATCGACGCCGGTGAAAGGCTCGTCGAGTAGGATTACCTGGCCTTCCTGCGCCAGTGAGCGGGCAAGGAATACACGCTTGCGTTGGCCGCCCGACAACTCACCGATTTGGCGTTTGCGGAAATCCTGCATACCGACTCGAGCCAGCGCTTGATCCACCGCTTCACGGTCCATGGCGCTCGCCCGGCGCAGAAAGCCCATATGCCCATAGCGGCCCATCATCACGACGTCTTCCACTAGCACCGGGAAGGCCCAGTCGACCTCCTCAGACTGCGGCACATAAGCCACCCGGTTGCTGCGCAACGCCTGCTCGACGCTCATCCCCATCAGACTAATCCGGCCGTGGGAGACCGGCACGAACCCCATCAGTGCCTTGAACAGCGTCGACTTGCCAGAACCGTTGACGCCCACCAGCGCGGTGATGGTGCCGCACGGAATGGCGAAGCTGGCGTCGTACAACGCCGTATGGCCGTTGCGGTAGGTCACGCTCACGTTATCAGCGTGGATGCCGGTAGTTCCCATATTGGTGGACTGTTGCTGCGGTGTATCCTGATTCGAGCCGCTGTCCACGCGGAAGTCGTCCAGGCGGCGCACTAATTATCCTTGTCTTTGCTCTTCTTGCTGGTCAGTGCGTCGGCGATACGCTTCGTATCCACACGCAACAGATCGAGATAGGTTGGCACTGGACCGCCCGGCTGCGATAGCGAATCAACATAGAGTCTGCCGCCGTAGCGGGCGCCTGTGTCCCGTGCCACCTGTTTGGCCGCTTTGTTGTTCACTGTACTTTCACAGAACACGGCCGGGATATTGTGCTTTTTGACGCCATCGATGACTTTGCGCACCTGCTGTGGTGTGCCCACTTGCTCGGCGTTAACCGGCCACAGAAACAGCGTCTGCATACCTAGGCTGCGAGCCAGATAATCAAAGGCACCTTCGCAGCTGACCAGCCAACGCTTGTCTTCATCGATTGAATGAATGCGCTTTTTCATCGGTTTGACGGTATCGCGGATTTCTTTCTTATATGCCTTTGCCCGCTTGCGGTAGCCATCAGCATGATCCGGGTCGTACTTGACCATCACATCGCGGATGTTATCGACGTATTTCACGGCGTCTTTGGGGCCCATCCACGCGTGCGGATTGGGGTAGCCCTCATATTCGCCGGACCCGATCATGATCGGCTTGATGCCTTTGTTTACTTTAACCGCCGGAACATCGCTTAGGTTGGCCAGAAACTGGTCGAACCAACGTCCCAGCTTGAAGCCGTTGCGCAGGATGATGTCGGCATCATTGGCCCCCGCGATATCTTGCGGTGTCGGCTGGTAGTCATGGACTTCGGCGCCTGGTTTGACGATCGAAACCACCTCCGCGTCGTCGCCAGCCACGTTCTGCGCCATATCTTTGATGATCGTGAAGGTGGTGACGCCCTTAAGCTGATCGCCCTTGCTGTCATCGCTCTTGCTCGCCATTGCCGGGCCGGTAAGACCCATAACGCCGGCTGTTAGAGCAGCAAGAATGCTTGATGTGCTTCGTTTCATCACATTGCCTTTATTAAATTTGTTGTTGAAGTGCCTCAGGTGCAATGGCGGGCTCCGTACCAATACGCCAGCCGCAACACCTGGTTGTTCTAGAAAAACAAGTGGTAAATGAACAATGAAGATCCTAGTTTAACCTTGGCTAAATTTCAAACCGTAAGGATCAAAACGTTTGCCAGCCTATCCGGCTGGCTACGCTCGGGTGGCCGAGTGATTGGCAACACGACGCTGAGTGATCGCGTCAGTATCGGATTTAATGCCGGGGATTAGAGGAGCCGATCATCGTCGGCATTAGCAACAACACCAGGGCGGTAAAGTCATGCACACCGGTCATGCGTTTCCACTGACCATCGAATTTGGCGTGTCAGTTGACTACCCGGCCATGGTGCGCGGTGTGACGGCGGGGTTTGCTGGTCAGCATCAAGGCCGTGGATTTTGACTGGTGGCTAGGCCACCACCGTTTGATTGCGCCGGCGCGCTCGTGCCTGAAGCCTAGGAGAGGTCCGATGATAGGCGGGTGCTCGGTATGCTCGGGCGCTTCAGACGTGATATGAGCTAATAATGAATATAATATTCATTCTATAACAATAGTTTATAGTTAAAAATTAATATTTTTTATTAGGTTTTCCGGGCTGTGTGATGCAGCCTCGGAGTTGGTTTGGCTTACTGGCTCAGGTAGATATCGAACCGAACCGCACGCTTGCCGAGGGAGAAATCCGGCTCGCCGAGCGCCAATTGCCGCGCATGGCGTTTAACCACAACGCGTCGCCGAGCAGTGGCGCGGGCTGCGGCAAGCAAGGTGGGCGCGTCCGCGTCCGGCCCCAGTATTTCATTGAGCCATGCAATGATTTTTTGAGGTTTCGCCTTGCGCCGGTCGGCTGAAAACATGGGATCGATCAGAACCACATCTGGTTGTTCGAGCGTCTCGTCGCTCAACCACCGCTGCGCGTCGCCTGTGGCTAGATGTGCCCAGGTTGCTTCGAAAAATCCCGCATCCCGTGCGCGCCGAAGGGCATCACGAGTCAGCGCGGCAGGTATGGCGTGACGCTCCACGGCGGTGATTGGGCAACCGAACGATGCAAGTGTGGCGCTATCCCGACCCAGGCCGGCGGTTGCGTCGAATATCGATAGGCCGGGGTGGCGGTGCAAGCCACAGGCACGTGCCAGCGGACTTGCACGGCGGTTGATGCCGCGCTGCCCGGCTGTCGTCGTTAAATCGGCACAAAATGACTGGTCCGTGCCGTTAGTGTTGCTGCGGAACAGCGCCAGGCCGTCGTCGGTCCGCGCAAGGAAAAAGTCGGTGGCGGGGCGCTCGGTCGTGGTGGCCAGGTCCAGCGCACTAGCCTCGGCGCGGTCAGTAGTGGCCCATGGCGAGCCTGAGTCGAGCCACCACGGTATTGAAACCAGCATCTAGTCGGTCAGTTTCTCGCGGTCAAAGATATGCTGGATCTTCGCGGCTAGTGTGTAGTCGCCATCGACTTTGAGTTTGCCGGTTGCGAACGCGGTAAGGCCCATCATGCGGCCAGTCATGAGCTTAATCAGGTGTTTGTCGCGGATCCTTAATACCACGTCCGGTGATTCGATGGCGCCGTCCATGACCTGACATACGCCGTGCTCCACGATGACCGTCATCGGTGCGTCGATCGCATACACGATGCGCAGCGACATACTGCCCGCCGCTTCCGGTTTGAAGGCCTTGGGCATACGTCGGATCAGCGTGTTCGCGTCGTGCATGGTCTCGTCTCGGTCGTTTGGCCCTCTATGGCCAGCGCAGTGTTTAATGAGAGTCGGCGAGTACGCTTTTGACCTTACGGTAGCCGGATTCGGTCAGTAGCACGGCATTGATGGTCGTGGCGTAGATTCGCTTGGTTTCTTTCAGCGCCTGGATTCGGTCGCTGTCTTTGCAGTTATCGAGCAACTCGAAATCGTCGGGTTCTTCGAGTGTGTCGTTATATTTGAACGCGCGAAAGGCGCTGCCTTTCGGATAACCGAATTCGATATCGATTTCGCGCAACGTCCAGCTTCGGTCGCACAAAGATGATTAAGGACGTTTGTAACTGCTAAACGATCACTGTATCAGGGCGGTATGCTTTCGACAACGCTTGCGAGTGCGCCCCGTCCGGGGCCTTGCGGCACCGTGTTTGTTGGCCGGTGTCGGATTGCCCGGACGTTGCTTGGTGTCGACTTTGTCCTAGACCGATGCGGATCAGGAGTCGGGCTGATCGTCGTCGTTGGCACTGGTGTCGACCGACGCCGAATTGCCGTTGCGCGTTAAATCCATCAGTGGCTCGATTAGGTCCATCGGGAGTGGAAAGACGATCGTTGAGTTATTGTCGCCGGCGATGTCCACGAGAGTCTGCATATAGCGAAGCTGTATCGCCTGTGGTTCGGTCGACAGTTGTTGCGCGGCCAGCGATAGATTCTCGGCGGCTTGGCGCTCACCCTCAGAGTTGATGACCTTGGCGCGCCGGGCGCGCTCCGCTTCGGCTTGGCGTGCGATGGCCTTGGTGATGTTTTCTTCGAGATCGACCTGTTTGATCTCGACGTTGGCGACTTTGATGCCCCACGGGTCGGTGTGCTGGTCCAGTATTTCCTGGATGTCGGTGTTGAGCTTTTCACGCGAGGCCAGCATCTCGTCGAGTTCATGCTGGCCGAGCACGCTGCGTAGCGTGGTCTGGGCGAGTTGGCTGACGGCATCGCGATAATCGGCAACCTCGACCACGGCCTTGTCGGATTCGATAACGCGGAAGTACACGACCGCATTGACCTTGACCGAGACGTTGTCGCGCGAGATGACGTCCTGCGGCGGCACATCCATGACCGAGACGCGCGTGTCGATCTTGAACATCCGCTGCAGGACAGGGACCACGAAAAACAAGCCTGGCCCTTTGACGCCGGTCATGCGACCGAGCGTAAACATCACACCTCGTTCGTATTCCGGCAGCACACGGAGTGATACCGCGATCAAGATCGCGACCAGCACGACTACGCCGACGATGATTTGCAGTCCCATGGCGCTATCCTTCCAGGTGGGTCGAATTGGATTGTGGCATGGGCTCGACTTCAACGGTAAGGCCGGATACGGCAACCACCTGCGCCCGCGCATCCTGCTTGAGCGGTGTTTGCGTGCGAGCGCGCCATGATTCGCCGTGTAGCCAGACCCGACCTTCACGTTCGAATGTGCCAATCGCCACACACTCGCTGCCGATCAGCCCGCCAGTGGCTGTATGGATGCGCGCCCGTCGCGCGCGTCTGAACAGGATCGCCGTTAGCGTGAGGATACTTGCAGCTGCCAGTGCGATCACGACAATCAGTGCAATGGGCACCTGAAACGCGGCCGCCGATGTGTTCATGAGCATGACACAGCCGAATACGAATGCCGCGGTGCCGCCGAGGCCAAGGGCGCCGAAACTCGGCACGAATGCCTCGGCAATCATGAGCGCGACGCCGAGCGCTGCCAGACCTAGGCCGACGTAGTTGACGGGTAGCATGTGAAAGCCGTAAAGCCCGATGAATAGAGACAGGGTGCCAATCGTGGCCGGCACGGCCGTCCCGGGCGCAAATAGCTCGCCGATCAGGCCGATGATACCGATCACGAAAAATACAAGTGCCACACTCGGCTGGGTGATAAAACCAATCAATTGGGTACGCCACCCAGGGTGTGTCTTGGTCACCGATAAACCGGATGTGTGTAGCGTTACGCTATTGCCGTGGATTTGCAGTTGGCGACCATCCAACCGGTTCAAAAGTTCGTTTGTGTTCGGCGCGATCAGGTCGATAACGCCTTTGGATCGGGCTGTCTGTGCGCTGATGCTCGCGCCGGCGCGGACGGCATTCTCGGTCCAGTCGGCGTTGCGATCGTTGGTTTCGGCCAGGCTACGAATATAGGCCACCGCGTTGTTGACGATCTTGCGGCGCTCGGCGGTTTGGCTGTCGGCGGGTGCGTTTTGATTGGCTTTGCCGGCTGAATCCTTTGGATTCGAATTGTTGGGGTTTGATGGGTCGTTTTGCGTTGAACCGGGCGTCGTCGGCACACCGCCGGGTCCGAGTGTTACCGGCGTTGCGGCACCGACATTGGTCGCCGGCGCCATCGCCGCGATATCGCAGGCATACAGGATATAGGTGCCGGCACTCGCCGCGCGGGCACCGCTGGGCGCTACGTAACAGATAATCGGCACCTGACTCGCCAGCACGGTTTTGACAATCTGGCGCATGGAGCGTGCGAGCCCGCCCGGCGTGTCCAGCCGCAGAATGACCGCTGGCGCGTCCGCGTTGGCGGCGGCGGGTAGTGCGTGATTGATGTGACGCACGGTGGCCGGACCAATCGGCCCGGTGACGGCGATTTCGTGCGCGGGCTCAGTGCTGGCGCACGGGGCGTATATGCCTGCGATAGACGCTGCGAAGAACAGGATGGCGAATATGCAGCGTCGCATCGGGCAGGGCGGTGAAAGCCCGGCCGCCCGCTGTGTGTTGCCAAAAACAGGGCTGTGATCGACCGCGTTTGAAATCACGAGCTGTCCTGAGCGTCGGAGACGACCGGTCGCCTGCTTGGGCGAACGGTTTGTTACTTGACTTTATCAGGCGCGGTGGATGGCGCGTCCATACAGTCCGATGATGCACGTGACTAATCCACGGTTGGTCCCGTGGCTTATGGCGAGTCCCTCGAGGTTAAATTTTCAAAGGACAGATCGGATCGTTTTGCCTTTTGATTGACCTCGCGGCTTCAGCCGCGAGGTCAGTCGATCCGCTTTCGCG
Encoded proteins:
- a CDS encoding ATP-dependent DNA helicase; protein product: MSAADGAALFNDTERFDRELDAFDQRPGQAEMANAVAEAVDHRGRLVVEAGTGTGKTLAYLLPALASDGKIIVATATRYLQSQLADKDLPLAERILGRTVHSTVLKGRANYLCLHRLEMAEQNASADKRARLSAIREWARKTESGDLGEFGDIGDGDSLWPQVTSTPDNCLAADCPFWDQCFVVAARREAQAADVVIANHHLFFADLTLRDAGLGEVLPGADAVILDEAHKLPDVAGHFFGRALSSRQIGELTRDLRAEVERLGGDMPGVADNTRDLAERLAEFGQRLPAQTGTTGWRDVADNNVAAARDALLEALEILAGALDEVSDRSEQLQSLARRSAEHRDLLATLAEADENDAENVSWLDIRAESWTWHSTPLDVASPFARSIEALPSAWVFTSATLAVGDDLGFFCARLGLSDVETRVLASPFDYANNALLFTPPSMPQPRAPGYDDAVIEQARSLITATGGGAFVLCTSYRAVERYGRALRAAGFSTLIQGSASRPRLLADFRADDASVLVATTSFWEGVDVRGQALRLVIIDKLPFASPADPVLKARFAAMEEAGQNPFIAYSLPQAVIALKQGVGRLIRDATDRGVLAICDPRLTSAGYGRVIQASLPPMTVSDSWQQAETFLRDLKPASEPINSTNDHADVEN
- the tsaB gene encoding tRNA (adenosine(37)-N6)-threonylcarbamoyltransferase complex dimerization subunit type 1 TsaB, whose product is MKLLAFDAATEARTVARHDSEHPGDDAEIFEVAARSHGPQLVSDARHLLADAGWHWQHVDAVVFGRGPGAFTGLRIAAGLVQGLATGLDCPVVGIETPRAIARRCLMGAAAGAEIAQIVQDARLGEIYTARYRRDTHREVTNLDDVSLCAPGQLTVESAATACAGGNGWALLEAHDADRERPPLIEQWPHALDLARLAACDVETDPRCLAAANDALPLYVRNEVAVKSVKNASPSA
- a CDS encoding metal ABC transporter permease, which encodes MMATLMQPLQFTFMQHALGMVLIVAFPTALLSCFLVLKGWALMGDSVSHATLPGIVLAWMLGIPLVAGAFGAGLGCALLMGYLSRHCRVKYDAIMGVVFSGMFGVGIIMFKSINTNQHLTHVLFGNMLGVGPQDLWTSGVIAVLVSLTLLLKWRDFLLHAFDPAQARACGLNTTLLHYALLVCLSLTIVSTLTSVGLILAVALLVTPGAIAFLTVRSFARMLVVSVAACLFALLLGAYLSFFLDSGPAPTIVLILTMLFIMAFIYRLAMTHWHSRQRVAWQRRTTGGESV
- a CDS encoding metal ABC transporter permease, translated to MELLAEPFHYGYMVNAMWVSALVGCVCAFLSCYLMLKGWSLIGDALSHSVVPGVAGAFMMGLPFSVGAFIAGALAAGSMLFLSGRSGLKVDVIIGVIFTSFFGAGLFMASINPMAISIQTIVMGNILAITPKDTLQLAIIGFVSLTILLLKWKDMLVVFFDEYHARSIGLRPNWLKFIFFALLSASIVAAMITVGAFLVIAMVVTPGATAYLLCDRFKKLIGIAVVIGTLTSFSGAYISFFLDGATGGIIVVLQTLLFLLAFVFAPKHGMLASQRKARRALATSPAGPMSRLRASSQSTANRPATQVRP
- a CDS encoding manganese/iron ABC transporter ATP-binding protein, which encodes MGTTGIHADNVSVTYRNGHTALYDASFAIPCGTITALVGVNGSGKSTLFKALMGFVPVSHGRISLMGMSVEQALRSNRVAYVPQSEEVDWAFPVLVEDVVMMGRYGHMGFLRRASAMDREAVDQALARVGMQDFRKRQIGELSGGQRKRVFLARSLAQEGQVILLDEPFTGVDVGTEERIIALLDELKKEGRVMLVSTHNLGSVPDFCDRTVMIKGTVVAAGPTATTFNQKNLEHAFGGTLRHFHFSSDAPPTAETAS
- a CDS encoding metal ABC transporter substrate-binding protein, producing the protein MKRSTSSILAALTAGVMGLTGPAMASKSDDSKGDQLKGVTTFTIIKDMAQNVAGDDAEVVSIVKPGAEVHDYQPTPQDIAGANDADIILRNGFKLGRWFDQFLANLSDVPAVKVNKGIKPIMIGSGEYEGYPNPHAWMGPKDAVKYVDNIRDVMVKYDPDHADGYRKRAKAYKKEIRDTVKPMKKRIHSIDEDKRWLVSCEGAFDYLARSLGMQTLFLWPVNAEQVGTPQQVRKVIDGVKKHNIPAVFCESTVNNKAAKQVARDTGARYGGRLYVDSLSQPGGPVPTYLDLLRVDTKRIADALTSKKSKDKDN
- a CDS encoding class I SAM-dependent methyltransferase; translated protein: MLVSIPWWLDSGSPWATTDRAEASALDLATTTERPATDFFLARTDDGLALFRSNTNGTDQSFCADLTTTAGQRGINRRASPLARACGLHRHPGLSIFDATAGLGRDSATLASFGCPITAVERHAIPAALTRDALRRARDAGFFEATWAHLATGDAQRWLSDETLEQPDVVLIDPMFSADRRKAKPQKIIAWLNEILGPDADAPTLLAAARATARRRVVVKRHARQLALGEPDFSLGKRAVRFDIYLSQ
- a CDS encoding SCP2 sterol-binding domain-containing protein, whose protein sequence is MHDANTLIRRMPKAFKPEAAGSMSLRIVYAIDAPMTVIVEHGVCQVMDGAIESPDVVLRIRDKHLIKLMTGRMMGLTAFATGKLKVDGDYTLAAKIQHIFDREKLTD
- a CDS encoding slipin family protein, with amino-acid sequence MGLQIIVGVVVLVAILIAVSLRVLPEYERGVMFTLGRMTGVKGPGLFFVVPVLQRMFKIDTRVSVMDVPPQDVISRDNVSVKVNAVVYFRVIESDKAVVEVADYRDAVSQLAQTTLRSVLGQHELDEMLASREKLNTDIQEILDQHTDPWGIKVANVEIKQVDLEENITKAIARQAEAERARRAKVINSEGERQAAENLSLAAQQLSTEPQAIQLRYMQTLVDIAGDNNSTIVFPLPMDLIEPLMDLTRNGNSASVDTSANDDDQPDS
- a CDS encoding nodulation protein NfeD, whose amino-acid sequence is MRRCIFAILFFAASIAGIYAPCASTEPAHEIAVTGPIGPATVRHINHALPAAANADAPAVILRLDTPGGLARSMRQIVKTVLASQVPIICYVAPSGARAASAGTYILYACDIAAMAPATNVGAATPVTLGPGGVPTTPGSTQNDPSNPNNSNPKDSAGKANQNAPADSQTAERRKIVNNAVAYIRSLAETNDRNADWTENAVRAGASISAQTARSKGVIDLIAPNTNELLNRLDGRQLQIHGNSVTLHTSGLSVTKTHPGWRTQLIGFITQPSVALVFFVIGIIGLIGELFAPGTAVPATIGTLSLFIGLYGFHMLPVNYVGLGLAALGVALMIAEAFVPSFGALGLGGTAAFVFGCVMLMNTSAAAFQVPIALIVVIALAAASILTLTAILFRRARRARIHTATGGLIGSECVAIGTFEREGRVWLHGESWRARTQTPLKQDARAQVVAVSGLTVEVEPMPQSNSTHLEG